In Montipora capricornis isolate CH-2021 chromosome 4, ASM3666992v2, whole genome shotgun sequence, the DNA window CAAACCAGACTCTAAATCTACTCCCGTTAGAATCGTGTTTAACAGTAGCGCAAACTACATGGGTCACGTACTTAATGAGTACTGGGCAAAGGGGCCAGACTTGCTTAACAGTCTGCTCGGAATACTTGTGCGATTTCGTGAAAATGAAGTAGCTTTCATAGGTGACACCAAGAAGATGTACCATACCGTTAAAACAACAGTACTAGATCAACACACGCACCGGTTTTTATGGAGGGACATGGTCACCGACAGAGCACCCGACACCTATGTGATACAAAGAGTTTCATTCGGAGATAAGCCCTCTGCAACCATAGCTACGATGGCCTTGCGTAAGACAGCAGAGATGGGAAGTGAGCAATACCTGGATGCtgcaaaaatcgtgaaacacaACACATATATGGATAACATTATAGAAAGTACCACAGACCTTCCCACTGCGCAGAAATTAATGCAGGACATGGAGTCCTTAATCATTAAAGGCGGATTTAAACTGAAGGAATGGATCTTTTCCCGTGACTCAAGCAATAGTAAAAAGTCTCTACCGAATGAGTCAAACGTAGCGACCGAAGAGGTGCTAGGAGTCAACTGGGACCCGATCAAAGACCATTTGCGCTTTTCAGCAAAGCTTAACTTCTTTTCGAATCGGAAACGCGGAGTACAGAAAGACAATCCTAATATCGATTCGAAACTCACACCACCACTTACGAAGCGGATGATATTGTCACCAGTCAACAGTATGTACGACCCTCTAGGACTGGCAGGACCCTTCACAGTGCGGGCCAAAATCTTAATGCGACATTTATGGGCAAATAGTGAAAAGCTCGATTGGGACGATCCGATACCGGAAGATAATAAACAACAATGGTCAGCATTCTTTAATGAATTACCTGAAAtgaatcaagtcaaatttgagAGATGTTTAAAGACTTCAGACGCAGTTTGAAATCCTGTTCTTATTATCTTCTGTGACGCTTCAGAGGACGCTTACGGCTCCTGCGCATATGTACGATGGCAACGACAGGGCGGAGGGTTTGCGTGCAATTTGATTGTTTCTAAAATCGTCTTgcaccaacaaaaaaaatgtccatCGACAAAATAGAGCTGTGTGGAGCAGTGTTAAGCAAGCGGCTTAAATCCTTCATTGATAAAGAATGCACTTATGAGAAATGCTACTACTTAGTTGACTCTCAGATAGTACATGCAATGATACAGGAAAGCTCCTACAGTTTCAACACCTTCACCCGCTACACGAATTGGTGAAATTCAGGGAGGAACCAACGTCGAGGATTGGTATTGGTGCGAGAGCACACTTAACATTGCAGATTGGTTGACTAAAGGAAAGAAGccaagtgaaattaatcttcACAGCGATTGGCAAGAAGGACCTCTCTTTCTCAAACAACCTGAAAGCGAGTGGCCTATTTCTCGTAATTATTCTGAAGTAAGAATACCTACGACAATTATGAAGGTATTCCACACAGTGAATGTAGGTGTTAAAGACGACTTGGCTTCTAGAATCAAGATCGAACGATTCTCAGATTAACCGTCTACTGAGAGTGACAGCAAGGATCTTAAAGCTTTATCGCAGAAAACCCAAGGCAACCATTAAGAACGCAACACAGGAAATAACAAGTAAAGATGTAGAGACAGCGGAGGTATTCTGGATCAAAGAGGCACAACGAAATATGAAGAACGATATCAAGCATGGTACGTACAGACGTTTGTGTCCTCGATTACGAGATGATGGCATATATGTGATAAGTGGCCGTGCTGAAAAATGGCTAGAAATCGGCTACAACAAGGAAGATATCATACTCCTACCATATCAGCATCGATTTGCTCGACTTTACTGCGAGTACATTCATGCTAAGGGGCATCACGGAGTTCTTACAACTGCAAGCAAGATCCGTGCAAGGTTCTGGATAACCAAATTACTTAAAATGATCCAATCTGTAAAGCTCAACTGTGTGACATGTAAGAAACTTGACAAGAAACTATCCGGACAAGTGATGGGAAACCTTCCGAAAGAACGACTCAAGCCGGCACCCCCATGGTATTCCACATTAATTGACTTATTTGGACCCTTCACGATGCGTGACGCAGTTAAGAAGCGTACTACGTCAAAAGCGTATGGGGTGATCTTTATAATTGCATTGGAACCAGAGCTGTATATTTGGACCTTGCGCCAGACTACAGCACAGAAAGTTTTCTCATGGTGTTGCGTAGATTTGTCTCACTTAGAGGATATCCATAAACGGTATATTCCGATAACGGCGCGCAACTTGTCGCAGCAAGTCAGCACCTTAAGAATGTTACGAAATCTTGGGATTGGGAGAAGCTTAAACGTTTTGGAGTTATGGAAGGTTTTGAATGGAACTTCACGCCAGCTGATGCACCATGGCATAATGGAACATCAGAATCTCTCATCAGATCAGTCAAACGATCACTCAAGGCTGCCATTGGGGAAAGCATACTAACGTTTACAGAACTTCAAACGGTACTATTTGAAGTTGCTAACATAAtaaatgaaacaccaataggCAGTCATCAAATGTCGACAGAAAACTGTAACTATTTGTTCCCAAACGAACTAATTTTAGGCCGTTCCACATCACGAGTACCAAGTGGCCCTTTTAAAGAGTCAACAAATCCAAGACTCCGTTTTGAATTCATtcaaaacatagttaatagCTTCTGGAAAAGATGGACCACAAACTACTTCCCAGACCTGATCGTGCCTCAGAAGTGACATACAGCACATCGCAACCTTAGAACTGGAGACCTTGTTTTAATACAAGATTCTAACTTGGTTAGAGGTCAGTGGCGACTTGGGATAGTTTCAAATACCTTCCCGGGTTCTGATGGCAAGGTGCGCAAAGTTGAAGTGCAGTACAAAAATCCTAAGCAAGGTGAACCTGTAACTAAATATCAAGGAAGAGGATACGTCACGATCGAACGCCCTGTACACCGTTTAGTGTTACTTATGCCAAAGGATGACATTTCGGAATACTGAAATGATATAAACTTTTACTGTTATCATTTTTATAATCTGGACTTATTAATTTACAAATCCCCTTTTGTGGAGGGGAGTGTTTCGTCGAGAAATTCTATAATCCATCATTAAGTTAATTTATCCACTAATGAGATACGTTATAGTGATGTCATAACACTAATGTAAGTCATTTGTCAGCTGTGGACCTAGCCGACTAACTGGGTAAATATCAAATCGGTTCGTATACCTTATTATCTGAGCATTTCATAACAATGTATCTTCCTTTTAGGATTCGAACGCAGTTCTTTTATTGTCGGGCAGTAAAGTCATCAATAAAAACGTTTGATAACAGTGAATCAAAAACCCACAACTGACGTTAAGCCATTGTTCAGAAATGGTGTGAACAATGGCTTAAAAGCCAGTAGAGAACTCCGCCTATTCTCCTGAcagtttcgtttctttgtttttaactttcacGTGATTATACTGTTGAACAATCTCGCAGTATTTAAATTCTGCTACTTGTATCCCGCTTTAGTCCGAAGATGATATagatttatatcgaaatattacaagcacataacatcatttccttgcatttgttgtctatcaagtttagtcacaatgcaattactcggtatagcatttattctttatttactAAAGCTATCAGCAGGTAATGgattttgaaataaacaaacattaaatggtttagACATTCAGAAACTGTGTCGATACCCTTGGTGAATTGATTCAGTGAAATCACGAGTGGTTAAGTGTTTaatgaaatggatcagtcacCTTATGCAATCATCGCAGTAAACACAGAATTGGTCAGTTGCAAAGACCACCGGTGTAATTATCCTTGTGaaaatgacaaagtcaagtcttgaatggatcAGCATACTTGAACATGATATGcggtgaaacggcaaacggtccagcttaccgtaaattggttcagtgatgtgacaaacggttcagagtagtttgaaatggcttattttatctgcaaatggttaatcgtgaaccgcaatggtctagcataacattgatcggtttaccataatgtcaaacggtttagtgttaccccaaatggcttagcgtgacgacaaatggtttagtagaaagcgaaatggtttagtgttgcagca includes these proteins:
- the LOC138046712 gene encoding uncharacterized protein, with product MSTEKVANLFKGVSKDYIARPAGPVDVLIGYEYAAYHPQRTQNVGHLLLLENRFGLCIGGTHPSIKDEIKKHDLSYARVQHVIKVEDFYKIENLGVECVPRCGSCKCGHCAVGSKNYSIKEEKLLELIEKNMKFVAQDNRWLAEYSWIKDSADLPDNRRVALAMLYSTERRLGKNTQHATVYDNQVRDMVQRGVARQLTKEELNNYKGPIHYISHHEVLKPDSKSTPVRIVFNSSANYMGHVLNEYWAKGPDLLNSLLGILVRFRENEVAFIGDTKKMYHTVKTTVLDQHTHRFLWRDMVTDRAPDTYVIQRVSFGDKPSATIATMALRKTAEMGSEQYLDAAKIVKHNTYMDNIIESTTDLPTAQKLMQDMESLIIKGGFKLKEWIFSRDSSNSKKSLPNESNVATEEVLGVNWDPIKDHLRFSAKLNFFSNRKRGVQKDNPNIDSKLTPPLTKRMILSPVNSMYDPLGLAGPFTVRAKILMRHLWANSEKLDWDDPIPEDNKQQWSAFFNELPEMNQVKFERCLKTSDAV
- the LOC138046714 gene encoding uncharacterized protein; its protein translation is MKNDIKHGTYRRLCPRLRDDGIYVISGRAEKWLEIGYNKEDIILLPYQHRFARLYCEYIHAKGHHGVLTTASKIRARFWITKLLKMIQSVKLNCVTCKKLDKKLSGQVMGNLPKERLKPAPPWYSTLIDLFGPFTMRDAVKKRTTSKAYGVIFIIALEPELYIWTLRQTTAQKVFSWCCVDLSHLEDIHKRYIPITARNLSQQVSTLRMLRNLGIGRSLNVLELWKVLNGTSRQLMHHGIMEHQNLSSDQSNDHSRLPLGKAY